The Methylocella tundrae genome contains the following window.
AACGCCGCCAAAAGCAAAGGTCCGCCAACTGCGTCCTCGTTCATGATTTCTTCGCGCAGCAGGCCATGCGTTGCGGCGGCGCGCATGCAGGCCGCAACATCGACACTGCGGAAGGCGCCGTCACGCAGCGTGATCGAGACCTTTTCATTGCGCGAAAAGGTAATCTCCCGCTCACCGTCAAACGCGAGCGAACCTGCCTCCAAGCGTGGAACGATCGCCTCACCCGGCGCGATCCTGCGCCAGTCTGCGAGCCGGATCGGCGCGATCAGTCCAGGCGCGATCGGGGCGCGCAGGATTGCGCGCGGACGCGCGCCCGCGCCCTCCCCGGCGAACATCACCTGCAGACCGAAAGGCTCCTGCCGGGAGACTGGCTCAAGAAGGCCGGCGATGGCGGACATTCCTATGAGCGTCGGATCGGCGAAAGTGACGTATAATTCGCGGAAGGTTTCCGTGCGCCACAGCGCCTTCGCGCCGACATGGCGGTCGCTGATGAGCGCAATATCGACCAGGGCGATATGCGTTGTCCCGCCAATAGCAGCGTCCAGGCGCTTGTTGGCGCGGAATGCGAGATCAGCGGGAACCCGGCCGGTCACGGCGACGCCAACGGCAAGCCCGACGACTGTGTGCTCACTCTGTTCGGCGAAAGCGTTGTTGGTTCCTGTTGAGATCGCGGCGATGGGCGTCGAGCCGCACGCGGACACAACGGCGCGATGCGTGCCGTCGCCGCCAAGAGCGATGATCGCGCCAACGCCGCCGGCGCGCATCAAGGTCGCCGCCGCGCGCGTGTCCTCGACGGTTCCCCATAGCGGCATGTCGAGAGGCGTGACGTCAGGGTAGCGCTGAAGCCCCTGATTGCGTGCGCGCGACAATCCGCGCAGCACATGCTGCAACAGTCCGGAGCGATCCGGCATCATCACGGCTTGGGTCACGCCGCAGGCAAAGAGTCCGGCAAGCACCCGCAGCACAGCGTTGGCGCGGTCGGCAATTTGCACGCTCGATGCGTCGGCAATCACTCGACGAATGTCTCGCGCCGAAAAAGGATTTGCGATTATACCGACGGTCAGCGTCAACTCATTCTCCCGGCGACCCGCTCTTTTTTCTTCGCGGCGGATCGAGAAGGAGACAGCAAGCATGGCGCCAGCGTCGCGGCGGCAAGCAATATGTATTTAAATCAATTGGTTATGATTTTCCTCGCGTCGCGGGTGAGGCGCCTCTCCCGCCTCGCCTGAGGCGATCGGCTGCAACAGGTGTGGCGGCGAATCTGGCGCGCCAACTGAAGCTATCATCAGTGCTGGAGAGTCAGGGATCGCGCTTTTGCGGCGGCACGAGCCCGAAGCGCCGCATGCGGCGATGCACAGTCGACCGATCGACGCCAAGCGCGCGGGCAACGGCCGAGACGTTCCAATGATGCTCGCGCAGCGCTTCTCGCAGACCCTTCAGCGTGTCGGGACCGATCTCGCTCTCCGCGGCGCCGGCGTCCCCGCGCCGTGGGGCGCCCTGGGCTCGCAAAATGATATCTGGCAGGTCTTCGACGTCGATCACATGCTCTGAGCAAACGGCGCTGGCGTAATCGAGGCAATTGACCAGTTCGCGGACGTTGCCTGGCCATGAATGGGCGCAAAGAGCGGCGAGAGCCGCTTCGGTCAAGCGATAGGCCGCGCCATCCTCCTTCGCCCTGCGCGCCAGAAGACGGCCGATCAACCATCTTACGTCGGCGCGCTGACGTAGCGGGGGAAGCGTGAGCACCGCGCCATTGAGACGGAAGTAGAGATCTTCGCGGAAGCTTTTCGCCTTCACGAGTTCGACGAGGTCCCGGTGAGTCGCCGCGACGACGCGCACGTTGACGGGCAAAGGCTTGACTTTGCCGATCGGCGTCACCTCCCGCTCCGCCAGCACGCGCAGGAGGCGGGTCTGGGAGGCGAGCGGCATATCGCCGATCTCATCCAGGAAAAGCGTGCCGCCGTCGGCTTCCAGCACGAGCCCCTTCTTGCCTTTGGAGGCCGCTCCGGTGAACGAACCGGCCTCATAGCCAAAAAGTTCGCTTTCGATCAGACTTTCAGGCAGGGCCGCGCAGTTGACGGCGACGAAGGGCTTGCCGGCGCGGGGCGAAGCCGCGTGCAGCGCCTTTGCAAGATGTTCCTTGCCGGTTCCGGTCTCCCCCTGGATCAGAATGCTCATCTGCGTGCCGACAAGCTTCGCGGCCCGTTTCATCGCGCCCGACATGATCGGATCGTCGCAGAACATCTCCCGCAGCGGCGGCGGCAGATTGACCTCGGCCGCGGGCGACGGCCGCGCTGGCGTCGCGGCCGGGGGAGGCATCGCCTGCGCAAACAGCGCGGTGCCGCTCGCCAGAAGCCGCATCATGCGCTGATCGGTCGGCCGGAAGCGGGCGAACTGGGGAAGCGATGTGACGTCGCAATCGAAAAAAGTGGACAGGGGCTCGCCGATGACCCTCGTGCTCGCCCGTCCGACGAGCGTCGCCTCGCGGGCCAGAAGCTGACGCGTACGGTTGTTGAGGCCGATAATGCAGCCGTTGTTATCGACCGCGAGAATGAAATCCGGGTCGATATCGGCAAACTCCTGGGCGTTCGATAGCTTGAGGATCCAGTCGCTTCGGAAGCGATTGAGAAGGTTAGCGTTTTCTATCTTATGGGCAAAGCTTTGGACGAGCTGCAGGGCAAGATGCTGGCTGACTTTCGGCTCCGGGGAGTGTAGCGCGGAAATGTCGAGCACAGCCGCGAGATCGCCATAGGAATCGAAAATCGGCGCGCTGGTGCAGGTCAAGGATATATGGGATGCGTCGAAGTGGTCGCTCTGATGCACGACGAGCGGCTCGCCCGTGGCGATGCACGTGCCGACAGCGCATGTTCCAGCGAGCGGCTCATGCCAATCAGCGCCGAGATAAAGACCCGCCCCGCGCAGATTGTCGCTGAAGGTCGGATCGCCCATGAAATCCACGGTGACGCCCTTGGCGTCCGTCAGCAGCATCACATAGTCGAGGCATGAGACTTGCCGATACAGGGTTTCGAGGCCGAATCGCGCCGTTCGCAGGAACTCTTCCATCGCCTCCCGGTGTTCGGTCAGCCGCTCCTGCGGCAGGATATAGGCGACGCGCGAGGCTATCGGGTCGAGCCCGTGCTGGTCTATGCAGCGCCGCCATGAATCATGGATAACTTTGTCCCGGTCAGAGACCTTTCCCGTCATGAGGCCGACGACCTCATCAATATGGGCAACCTGATTCCGCTTCACCCAAGTCTCACTCCCCAAATCTTTTTGGCGCGATCATCAGGGAAATTAAAGCAATATTCAAGCAAATCCGGCTCCCCACGATTTCAACGTCGAACATCTATCCTCGAATGGAGGACAAATAACAGACGAAATATTTCGCCGCCCGCAGCGGCGTCCGGCAAGTTACGCGTTATTCTAATCCCGTTCCATGAGCGTCTTAACCCGCTCGAACCAACATTGCGGCTACCCTGGCGGTTGATGGAATCATGAGCCAGAAGGACCGGCGCGTCGCTTTTCGTGCGGTCGCAATTCGCCCGCCTGCATCAGCGAGAACCTGCCTAAAGTCCGCGAGGCCAAACCTAGCTTTGTCGCATCGGCGCGAAAGCACAACGCCCGCCGTTTGACGCGCCCGCGCCGAAAAACACGATTTAATCACGTATTTTCTGACGTGCTTCTCACCTTTTCTTGCGATGATCGTTCACACATGATGCTTGTCCCGAGAACGCCTTGCCTCTTCTATTCACCAGCTGCCCCATTATTTGTGCGACGCATGATTGATACCGGCGTGTCGCTTGTTTAGTTTCCACTAGGCACTAAGAAAAAAACTCAAATTCGGGGGAACGATCCATGAACCATTCTCAAGCGCCGGCGGGAGATGGCGGCCCGGCGAATGTTGTCGATGTGGAGGAACAGCTTTCTTGGTCGAACGGATCCGTGCTGATGAAGACGCAGGGCGCTGATAGCAGCTGTCAACGCCATTTTCTTCGCAAGGATCTGGCCATAGGCATCCTCTTTCAAAATCCCGGCAGCGAGGTGAATTGGCGGCTCGATAGCAAGCCGGCGTTGGCAAAGGCGTGGACGTCAACGATGGGATCCCACGACCTTGTCGTTCTTCCGCCCGGCTGCGAGTTTCGCGCCAACTGCCGAGGGAGCGGACAGGGATTGTGGTTATTCATCGACCCTCAATCGGTCCTTGACGATCATCGGGTTAAATCTTTCGCTGAACGAGCGACGGTGGATTGTTCATGGACGAAAGACCGTCTGGCATGGACGGTCGTGTCAGAAATCAGGAAAGAATGCGCGAACGGTTTCCCGCGCGGGCCGATGTTCCTCGAAAACACAGCAACGATGTTCCTCACGGAATTGGCGTATTTCCTCGAGGATGGCGGATCACGCTTCGAGCCAATACGCGCACTTGACGATACAAAACTGCGAATGGTCGT
Protein-coding sequences here:
- a CDS encoding ATP-NAD kinase family protein, whose protein sequence is MTLTVGIIANPFSARDIRRVIADASSVQIADRANAVLRVLAGLFACGVTQAVMMPDRSGLLQHVLRGLSRARNQGLQRYPDVTPLDMPLWGTVEDTRAAATLMRAGGVGAIIALGGDGTHRAVVSACGSTPIAAISTGTNNAFAEQSEHTVVGLAVGVAVTGRVPADLAFRANKRLDAAIGGTTHIALVDIALISDRHVGAKALWRTETFRELYVTFADPTLIGMSAIAGLLEPVSRQEPFGLQVMFAGEGAGARPRAILRAPIAPGLIAPIRLADWRRIAPGEAIVPRLEAGSLAFDGEREITFSRNEKVSITLRDGAFRSVDVAACMRAAATHGLLREEIMNEDAVGGPLLLAAFAAQ
- a CDS encoding sigma-54-dependent Fis family transcriptional regulator; translation: MKRNQVAHIDEVVGLMTGKVSDRDKVIHDSWRRCIDQHGLDPIASRVAYILPQERLTEHREAMEEFLRTARFGLETLYRQVSCLDYVMLLTDAKGVTVDFMGDPTFSDNLRGAGLYLGADWHEPLAGTCAVGTCIATGEPLVVHQSDHFDASHISLTCTSAPIFDSYGDLAAVLDISALHSPEPKVSQHLALQLVQSFAHKIENANLLNRFRSDWILKLSNAQEFADIDPDFILAVDNNGCIIGLNNRTRQLLAREATLVGRASTRVIGEPLSTFFDCDVTSLPQFARFRPTDQRMMRLLASGTALFAQAMPPPAATPARPSPAAEVNLPPPLREMFCDDPIMSGAMKRAAKLVGTQMSILIQGETGTGKEHLAKALHAASPRAGKPFVAVNCAALPESLIESELFGYEAGSFTGAASKGKKGLVLEADGGTLFLDEIGDMPLASQTRLLRVLAEREVTPIGKVKPLPVNVRVVAATHRDLVELVKAKSFREDLYFRLNGAVLTLPPLRQRADVRWLIGRLLARRAKEDGAAYRLTEAALAALCAHSWPGNVRELVNCLDYASAVCSEHVIDVEDLPDIILRAQGAPRRGDAGAAESEIGPDTLKGLREALREHHWNVSAVARALGVDRSTVHRRMRRFGLVPPQKRDP
- a CDS encoding helix-turn-helix domain-containing protein, which gives rise to MNHSQAPAGDGGPANVVDVEEQLSWSNGSVLMKTQGADSSCQRHFLRKDLAIGILFQNPGSEVNWRLDSKPALAKAWTSTMGSHDLVVLPPGCEFRANCRGSGQGLWLFIDPQSVLDDHRVKSFAERATVDCSWTKDRLAWTVVSEIRKECANGFPRGPMFLENTATMFLTELAYFLEDGGSRFEPIRALDDTKLRMVVEYIETNLHRNITLTELSGLVELTPRYFCGAFKQAMGRPPHQFQIEQRIERAKTLLHEPRLSLIDIALTVGFNSQSHLNDYFRRVVGVTPARYRAEMRPGKTTPPNKPSS